The DNA window AAGatcacacaaaataatagtcaAACTCCCATTAGACACATTAAAcgttgaataaatatatatatatatatatatatatatatatatatatatatatatatatatatatatatatatatatatatttatatatatatatatatatatatatagagagagagagagagagagagagtacatatatatatatatatatatatatatatatatatatatatatatatatatatatatatatatatatattaaatgtatgcatttatcagacgcttttatccaaagcaacttacagtttattcaggctatcaatttccagggaattgaacccccaaccttgcccttgataatgcaatgctctaccaaatGAGTGAcaggaacatatatatatatatatatatatatatatatatatatatatatataaatatatatatatataggtcagtGACCCTTGGAATTGTTGGATGGTTTTCAGTTttctcattaaattacatttttacttgaCACTTAGCCTCCACATCTGGGTCATAATGCCTCCTTTTAAAGTGTGAGCCTGGCCGTCTTCTTTATGAAATGCCACAAGGTCAATATTTCCTTCACAATTTAGTTGAAACACATCTTAAACAGGTCTTTGGGTTTACCTGAAAATTACAGACGTATGTGTTGCAGCATAGATAGTAATGCTAATCTCAAGAAGGTGGACCTCCAGAAATGTACTGAATACCACTaatgtaatgtttgttttttgtaaatgctgttcttctgcaGGTTTTGATGTTCCCCAATCCTTCCTGCAACCCCTTATTGTGATTGTTTATTGGTGAAGTGCTCTCATCAGATACAATCATGGTGCTCATTCTGGGTCGCCGTCTGAATCATGAGAACTCTGGTGGTGTGCCGGAATCCCTGGCAATCAAGCGTAAAGTCTTTGAGATTGAGTCCAAGACCCTGAACGATGTGTACAACTTCTCTTCCGGTTCCTCTCACTCTGAGAGTGTCCTTCAGGTCTTCAACGAGTTCCGCGACAGCCGCCTCTTCACGGACGTGATCATAAGTGTCCAAGGTCGCGAATTCCCATGTCACCGTGCCGTGCTGTCGGCCTGCAGCAGTTACTTCCGTGCCATGTTCTGCAACGACCACAGAGAGAGCCATGAGATGCTTGTGGAGATCAACGGCATCCAGGCTGATGCTATGGACACATTCCTGCAGTATGTTTACACCGGTCGTGCCTGCATCACCACCCACAACGTCCAGTTCCTCTTCGAGACCTCCAGCCTCTTCCAGATCAACACACTGCGGGATGCTTGTGCAAAATTCCTGGAAGAGCAGCTGGACCCCTGCAACTGCCTCGGGATCCAGCGTTTCGCAGATGCCCACTCTCTCAAACAGCTGGCCAGTCGCTGCCGTGCTTTCGCCTTGTTGAATTTTCCAGAAGTTGCTCAGCATGAGGAGTTTCTAGACCTTCACAAGGATGAGCTACAGGAATACTTGGCCAGTGATGAGCTATCCATTTCCAGGGAGGAGATGGTGTTTGAGGCAGTAATGCGTTGGGTCTACCATGGTGTGGAGTACCGCAGACCCATGCTGAAAGATCTACTACAACATGTCCGACTGCCTCTCCTGCACCCAAACTATTTTGTACAGACGGTGAGTGGTAAATTCAAATTCATTTGAACTGGTGGAGAAGCTCTTTACTAGTTCAACGAATCCAGAAATTGGCTGTTGGATTATTTCAGAAAATAAGttctgtgaccaacaaaagttgAAAAGTTGATAAACATTTTGTTCGtcatgataatcttcacaaatgaacacaagaaacatcatccctgcagcactctataGAGATCAAAGAATCATAAAATCAACCTTGGTTTGTTTGTTAGTGTCCTTAAAGTGAAAATGAACCAAACCTTGGGTATGGCTTGGTCCTAAAGTTACAGAACCAAATAAAGTAAGGCCTTGAGATTTGGCTGGTTGTTGCTGCATTCCATTTACCTTGAAAGTTGGACACCAGAGTTAAGAATGATGTCACATCCAAGTTGACCACGTTCCAGTACCCAAGTTGGCATCCTGGATAGCACTGTGTGCACCCCTTGGGTTACTGAGACAAACAGAAATGTTAATAAACAGTATATAACTACTGTTTCATTTCTGTTGATGCACTGAGCAGCCATATTGGCTTCTGACATCAGGTTGTTGAAGTTCCTCCTAATTTTCCGAGTAAAAACTCAGTGAAAAGTTCAAACAGTGAACTTCGTAATTTCCAACTTACGAGTACAAATGGAGTGCAGCATTTCGCTCCAGTGATTATCAAACACTCTTTGAACCAGTTAATCAAGATCTCGGGGGGTTCAGTTGAATACTATGGGCAGGTGTGTTGATGTTTGCCAAGTCAAAGCTCTTTCCTTATTGTCGTAATGCAATAAGATTATTTAAACAAGATAGCCGGACTCTAAAGGAAGGTAGATATAAGAGAGCCAAATGAAGGTCATGCATTAAGTATGTGATCGTATTTTGCAGGTGGAAGGCGATAAATTGATCCAGAATGCTCCAGAATGTTACCAGCTGCTGCACGAAGCACGTCGCTATCACATACTCGGCAATGAGATGATGTCACCACGAACCAGACCCCGCAGGTACACAAACATTTCTGACCGGAAATTGGCCGATAAGATGATTTGCtcttaataaaacaaatagtttCTTCTTCCTGTGAGGGACTAAAATTATATGCAATTCACAGAATGAAAGTGAAACTGGACAAACTGAAAACAGGTTTGTTGAATTTTTGAGGATGAGACATGCAGCATTGTTACACCATCCTTTAAATACTCCGCAATTTGTtaacaataaatgtataatttgggCTTAAACCTTAGTAACTTAATTGCATAATTCATCTCCATTTAGAACAAATATAGTCCATTTCTACACACTCACTCGTCTGATATCATTAACTACTTCTGTTTatagaaagtatatatataaaaaaagggctCAAAATGAGAAAACGTCTTTGTTTAGTGGCAGCATGTCTTGCTCTGGAGGCAGTATTTATTTAGGGAAACTGTTTTTGGATTAGTATCCAaagtatataaagtatttttagaGTAGCATCTTTATAGGAGTCAGATGTAGGGAGGTTTAATCAGTACTTTGAAGCATTATCTCGATATGGAGTTTCTGTATTTAGAGTCAGAACCCTAAAACTTGTATTTAGAAGCAGTATCTGTGTTTGGAGTCAGTATCATGAATTGGAGGTTGAAAATGTATGAGCTTGCTTTCAGACATTCTACTCTGCTGGCAGAGAAACAGCCATATAACCTttattgaaaatcatatttcaagATTATTTAGTGCCAATGAATGCACACATACAGCCTAAACACAAATTAGAAATGCACACACCTTCACTCTACAGGACTTGAGATTTCTCTGTGCTGCACACATGTAAACAAGCTCTGCAGACACTCAATCTGGACTTTATCACGTGGTGTTGTAGGAGTAGGGCTTTGGTtgaatgcatgcactttttattgTCTAGAACTAAAAAAAACTCCTGTCATGTGGGTCTTTTACTTGTGACAGTGCCTAGAAAGATGATTCATCATTCTCCAGTAAATCATAGCGGAAGCTCATTGAACCTTTGCAAGAATGAAGCTTAACCACTTTCTGATGATGTCAGCACTTCAAAGCCTGTGCTTATctgatattgttattattacctTTCTGCAGGTCTACTGGTTTCTCTGAGGTCATTGTGGTGGTGGGAGGCTGTGAGCGAATGGGGGGTTTCAATCTGCCGTACACAGAATGCTACGACCCTGTAACGGGAGAGTGGACATCTCTTGCTAAACACCCCGAGTACACTAAGTCTGAGTATGCAGTGTGTGCCCTCCGCAACGATATCATTGTGTCAGGTAAGACCCTCTTATTTCTATGCGAAAAgtaattttgttttctgtttttgagtAGCCCCACCCACAGTGAAACTTCACTGGTCCAAAGCCCTCATCGTAGCTTTATATGAAACACCCTTTATTTTCTAATTGGTTGGGATTTTGTTACATtatgctgtatttttgttttaactgCAGACAGAAAAATGACTGGAAACTTATAAAGTGTGGTTAGGACATGGTGAAATGTGTTGTACTTTAGGTGCTGGTGTGTCCTGTTCTTGATCACAGTGACTGATCAGAAAGTGACTAGTTGTGTggaacctgaacacacacacacacattttcgaGCAGTGTTGTTTGTTCCTATAGATTCAGCCAGATTTACACGTTAGGGATGTTTTTCTGGAACATAAATTACATCTTATATAAATTGTAGATGTACATTTTTGCAATTCtaagagttttttattttaccttaaaacaTTTGAAGTGTCCTACTTACAAGATTATTACTATGTGAAGTGTGAGGTTAGGTGATCCGACTGTATACCACCTCACCGTTTGAAAACTGTTCAATTGAATCAGTTTTGAAGACAGGAACCAAATCATGTATGGGGATCAGAATATCATAGATACTTGGAAATGGGTTCTTAAAAATTGTGCCAGTAAGCAACCATCCCTAGCAAGCACCACTCATATTTTCTTTAGAAAGTGTTAGCAAACAATTTTAAACCCATTGTTCAGTTGAGCTTAATTTAACAAACACTGTTGTTGTTTGGATGGGTTGGACAAATTAGTCCAGGGTTTTCTGTGGTGGGTTGAGGGCTTGTTTGTGAGCAAATGCTCTGTTTGTGAGGACATTTCTGGAACAGCTGTTTATGATTTGAGGAAAATCGGAAACAACAGCTGCCTCTGTGATCAGCCAGTGTGTCAAGGGCTGTTCGCCCTGGCAAACGTTCTATTGGCTGAGTGCTTGGGACATGTTAAACTCTAACTGGCACAGGCGAGTGGTATCTTTGGGGAGTATTTGCAACAAGAGTTTAAGATAGTTCCAAGAATGATCTGCAGTTTTTGGCTGCAGATGTTGGTAAGGTTATTGCATCACGTCAACCAGGGTCACTGATGCAGGTCATGCATTCGAGGAGTTTCTGTATCACTGATGTTTTATGCATTTAGACTTGACCTAAATTCCTTCAGCtcacatgtgtttttgtttaaacAAACTGGATGTCATAATGAGGAATTCTGAATTGTGTAATTCTTATTCTTCTCCATCTAGAGCCATTGTTTGTAGAGCCAAGTAGTATGGAGTGTGTTTTGTGAGTCTGATTTCCATGAATAGTGCTGTTTTCGCACTCGTGTTCTCACACTCAAACTCTCAGAAACACACTTTGATCAACATCACTGCCTACATTGGTTTATTCGtgccattttattttagctaaataACTCAAATGACacacatttttcaggatttttaaaGTATGTCATCAAGGTCtggtaaaaaaaacactatccaAAATAGAATTGAAGCTATGTCCCTTCAGCATGTGTGGAGCAATGTTTGTGTTAATGACTAGTTTCTATTCATCTGCAGGTTTTGCATCCGGTCTTGAAATTGCCTGCTTAGTGACAACATGTAAAGTGTCAGCTGGAGACAGGCTTCATCTTAAATGCTGGTTTGTCTGGTCTTCAGTCTGAAAGGCTTGATGGTATTTGTCAAGGGATATTGACAGAAGAGCAAACTAAAAGGACTGGAGccttcattttgtcattattatgtTTACTCAGCTTTAGATGACAAAGCAAGCTCAGCCTCTATAATCAGAGATTGTGAATCTGTCTTTGTTTAGCAGACAGTTGCGCAGCTAATCCGCTAATGGAGTTTATGTGCAATGTAGTTCTTGTTGTGCTGCTTGTACTTCCTCAAAAACgttcttttattattttctaccTCCACTTTTTCCATCTTTCAGCTTCCCTTTTTCATTTCCCCCagactttcagtaaaaaaaaaacgggtTATTTTGAGTTTGTTTACTTTAGCACtcatgtgcattttaaatatgaGCTAAAGAGGCTAAATTTATAAGGTCAGTGTTTCCTGCAGCAAAAATAGCAGAATAAAGGCGTTACCAAGATGGTCATCTAGTGCACTGACCTACCTTGAAGGAACTTTGATGGCTCTGAAAGGGAAGAAGTGCCTCTGAGCACTTCTCAGAACTTCATTATCTAAGTCTGTAACAGAATTAAAGTGGAACGGCCTTCTCCcaggtgttgagtgtgtgtgtgggagagaaggACTGTCAGAGCTTGTTTTAGACCTGCTGTTTGGATGATAACCAGCCATTTGGCCGAGATGTGAAGTGACAAAGAATAGAACAGGCCTCAGCGGGTTTAGATAAACACAGATGACAACAAGAAAGGACGTTCAGATCAGAGGGAGCTTCTCTGTTTAACAGGAACACCGGTGAAGCACTGTGGTTTGTGTAATTACAGACATGGTGTTGTCTGAAACTGAGAATTAATAACCTGTTTGTGGGTTTGCAAATTTGAAACATTGGACCACAAGCAAGCTGCTAGTGGTTGACAAACAAACTATACTGTGGCCAGAAAAAGTATCTggacacttaaaaatgtatgaatgtcattgaTGAACTAAATGATGCCTTAATGATGAACTAATTTCACTTTTCTGAGCCAATTTCTGCAATGTTTGGGCTCAAGGTAATTTTAGTTGATGTTCTATTAAGCCATTAATAGGTCATGGCAGAGTACTAGATCATTATATTAGGTCAGAAAATAATCAACTCATGTTTGAAATCCAAAAAGTCTCAAAATACTTTTTGTCTTCATTATAAAGGGATTATATGCagagttttcacacacacacacacacacacacacacacacacacacacacacacacacacacacacacacacacacacacacacacacacacacacacacattatactgtatacacacacacacgaacaaacACATATATGCCAAACAGCTTTTTAAATTTCCATTTAAAttgttcatataaaatatttgaaatgtattttatttcagatttattcaaTTAAACAAGTTTTTTGTTCATAATAAAAACACTCGCTTGTCTAAATGGGGTCATTCCATAgacttgtattgtttttatactgaGTCGTTAGAAATAACCCTCACAgaattttatctttatttttattttttatacaaatgagGCTATCCTCAAGCATCTCCACAGGAAGGGTTTGTCAGTTTTTGGTAatttttgggtaaatctaattgacacacacacacacagagagcttgCTTATGCTGTTGTTAATGTTGTGGTTGTTATTTACAGGCGGACGCATCAACAGCAGTTACGTCTGGATGTATAACTCTCAGCTCAACATCTGGATCAGAGTGGCCTCTCTTAATAAGGGTCGATGGAGACACAAGATGACCGTTCTACTGGGGAAGGTGAGAGGGAGTGGTGtgcatctgtctgtgtgtgtccttTCCAGTCCCAG is part of the Carassius auratus strain Wakin chromosome 27, ASM336829v1, whole genome shotgun sequence genome and encodes:
- the LOC113045386 gene encoding kelch-like protein 24, which produces MVLILGRRLNHENSGGVPESLAIKRKVFEIESKTLNDVYNFSSGSSHSESVLQVFNEFRDSRLFTDVIISVQGREFPCHRAVLSACSSYFRAMFCNDHRESHEMLVEINGIQADAMDTFLQYVYTGRACITTHNVQFLFETSSLFQINTLRDACAKFLEEQLDPCNCLGIQRFADAHSLKQLASRCRAFALLNFPEVAQHEEFLDLHKDELQEYLASDELSISREEMVFEAVMRWVYHGVEYRRPMLKDLLQHVRLPLLHPNYFVQTVEGDKLIQNAPECYQLLHEARRYHILGNEMMSPRTRPRRSTGFSEVIVVVGGCERMGGFNLPYTECYDPVTGEWTSLAKHPEYTKSEYAVCALRNDIIVSGGRINSSYVWMYNSQLNIWIRVASLNKGRWRHKMTVLLGKVYAVGGYDGQSCLSNVEVYDSFSNRWTEVAPMKEAVSCPAVTSCAGKLFVIGGEPYENSCSNNVQCYDPESDSWELKACIPFTKPNISAVSLNHLIYVCGGLTKSIYCYDPSQDQWMHVGHTFSRQESCGMSICNGKIYILGGRGENGGASDNVVCYDPASGIITSTAALPRPISYHGCVTIHRFSEKQHKP